Part of the Sphingomonas morindae genome, CCAGCACCAGCCCGGCGACCGTCGCATAATCCCGGTCCTCGGGCAAAGTCAGCCCGATCCGCTCGGCCAGCGCATCGGCGGAGAGCGCGCCCGAGACGAGCAGGCTGCCATCCTCGCGCTCGACCAGCTCGGGATCATCGCCCGATTCGCGATCCGAGGCGAACACGCCGGCGATCGCGGCGAGCAGGCTGGCGGGCGTCACCAGCCCGTCGAGATGGCCATATTCATCGTGCACCAGCGCGAGCGGAACGGGCGCGTCGCGCAGCACCGTCAGCGCGTCCATCGCATCCATGCGATCGGGAATGGCGGGTACGGGCTGCGCCATGGCGCGCAGATCCACCGGCCGTCCCTCCAGCATCGCCCCCAATATGTCGCGCAGCGAGACGACGCCGAGGATCGCGTCGACCGAGCCTTCCGCCACCGGCAGGCGGCTGTGCGGGCTTTCCAGTACCGCCTCGCGAACCTCTTCGAGGCTGGCGTCGGCATCGATCCAATAGACTTCGGGCCGCGGCGTCATCACCTCGCGCACCGGCCGGTCGGCCAGCCGCACCACGCCCGAGATGATCGCGCGCTCGCTTTCCTCGATCACGCCGGCGGACGAGGCCTCGGCCACGATCAGCTGCAGCTCCTCGGCGGTGACATGGCTTTCCACGTCGCGTTGCAGGCGGAGCAGGCGGAACACCAGCGCGCTGGTCTGGTCGAGCAGCCACACCACCGGCGCGGTCGCGCGCGCCAGCCACGCCATGATCGGCGCCGCCACCGTGGCGATGCTTTCCGGCGCCCGCAGCGCCAGCTGCTTGGGGACAAGCTCGCCCGCGATCAGGGAGACATAGGTGGTGGCGGCGATGACGAGCGCGAGCCCGGCCTCGCCGGCATGGCGCGCCGGCACGCCAAGCAGCGCGAGTCGCTCCGCCACCGGGCCGCCCAGCGCCTCGCCCGAATAGGCGCCCGACAGGATCGCGATCAGGGTGATGCCGATCTGCACCGTCGAGAGGAACTTGCCCGGATCCTCGCGCAGCAGCAGCGCCGTCGCCGCGCCGCGCCGGCCGGTACGGGCCAGCGCCTCCAGCCGCGCCGTGCGCGCCGAGACGATCGCCAATTCACTCATCGCGAACAGGCCGTTGAGCACGACGAGCGCGAGGATGATGAGGACATCGATCCAGGGAAAGGGCGCGGGCGGGGGCATGGCGTCGCCCCCCCATCGCCCAAATCGCGCGCCGCCACAACCTTGATGGTCAGCCTCGGTTCAGCCGCGCGCGCAAACAGGGGGCCGGCGGCCGCCCGGCCGCGCACCGCACCCGCTTTCGTCCGCCTATTCAGAGGAGTGATCCATGGCCCTGCCCCGTTCGCTCGGCACCGCCGCCGCGACGCTCGCGCTGCTCGCCACCGCCGGCTGCGTCACCGATCCCAATACCGGCGAGCGCACCATGTCCAAGACCGGCATCGGCGCGCTGGGTGGCGCGGCGGGCGGCGCGGTGCTGGGCGCGCTGGTCGGCGGCCGCCACAGCCAGACGGAAACGCTGCTCGGCGCCGGCATCGGCGCGCTCGCGGGCACGGCGGTCGGTTCCTATATGGACCAGCAGGAGCGCCGGCTCCGCGCGCAGACGGCGGGCTCGGGCATCGCGGTCGAGCGGCGCGGCGACGAGCTGACGCTGCGCATGCCCTCCTCGATCACCTTCGACACCAATTCCTATCTCATCCAGCCGCGCTTCCAGGCGACGCTGGACCGGGTGGCGCAGACGCTCGCCGCCTATCCGCAGACCTTCGTCGATGTCTATGGCTATACCGACAGCACCGGCGGCGACGCGATCAACGTGCCGCTCTCGCAGAACCGCGCGCGGGCGGTGGCGGATTATCTCGCCGGCCATGGCGTGGTGCCGCCGAGGATCGGCGTGCGCGGCATGGGCGCGCAAATGCCCATCGCCTCCAACGACACGCCCGATGGCCGGCAGCAGAACCGCCGCGTCGAGATCAAGCTCACGCCGGTGACGCAGGACGACCGGAGCGGCGCTTCCTAAGGACAAGCCGCCAGGCGGGCCGCGCCCCGCCTTCTCCGGCGGCTAATGCGGCGATCCCGCGCCCGCCGGCCGCGTCGGCACCGGCGCCGCGCAGAGATCGAGCGCGTTGGCGGGGCGGACGAAGAAGGCGTCGCGGCGGTTCGTCTTGGCGGCGAGATAGGTGGCGAAGCTCGGGCTCGCCACGTCCATCTCCTCATAATGCGGGCGCTCGGCCGGCGGCATGTCGGAGGCGAGGCGCGCGCGCAGGATAGGGCTGTTTTCCGCCGGGCTGGCATAGAAGCCGAGCGCCGCGCCCCCGCGCGGCAGCGCCGCCAGCCTCTCCATGCCGTCGATCACGCGGCCGACCAGCGCGATGTTGCGATCGAGATGGCGGGGCGCCTGGCCGATCACCGCGTACAGCTCGCTGCCGTCGCCCGTGTCGGGCGGCATGTCGCGGCCCACCCCCACCATGGCGTAGCAATGGGCGAGCCAGGCGGTGCGGCCGTCGCTCGCCACCGGGAAGCCGCCGACAAAGCCGGTCTGCGCCGCATAGACATCGCGGCCCGGGAGCGCGCGCAGCGCGAGGCCCGCGCGCGGCCGCTCATATTCGGCCGGCGGATGCGCGACGAGGCTCTTGGGCCGCATCCGGCCCGGCGCGGGTGCCCCGCCCCATTGCACGACATAATTGTCCTGCACGCGGACGATGGCGTTGCCGTCGAACCAGCCGGCACGGACCAGCGCGACGATATTGGCGACATGGGCGGGCGCGAAGCCGGGCGCGAGCGCGATCACCGCGCGGCCGCCCTGCGCGAGATCCAGCACGAGCAGGGTCGCCGGATCGATGGCGCGCCACGCCGAGGCGGGCGCGGCGGCGACGATCTCGGTGGGGCTGAGCGGGGCCGGCGCCGGCGCGGCGGCGGCGAGCGACAGGGCGGCGAGCGGGAGGAGCAGCGGGCGCATGGCGGCGATGCTGCCACGGCGGCCGGCCCGCGTCACGCCCCCGCTACGCTTCCCGCTACGCCGATGCGGGCACCCGCCGCCTCCGCCCGTGCGGCATGGCTCAGGCGCCGCCGGTCACGATCGCGAGCCGGGCCTCGAGCGCGCGTTGCTCGGCCCGGAGCGCCTCCGGCAGACTGTCGCCGAAGCGCGCGAGATCCTCGCCCGCGCGGCGCGCCTCCTCGTTCCACAGCCGGGGATCGACCCCGCGCAGCGTATCGAGCGCGCCGGGCGCCAGCGCCAGGCCCGACAGGTCCAGCGCGTCCGCCGCCGGCACGCGCCCGATCGGCGTATCCTCCGCCGCCGCCCGGCCCTCGATCCGCTCGACGATCCACTTGAGCACGCGCGCATTGTCGCCAAAGCCGGGCCAGAGGAAGCGGCCCTGCGGATCCTTGCGGAACCAGTTGACCAGATAAATTCCCGGCAGCGTGGCGCCGGCCGCCGCCGCCGCTTCGCCCAGGCGCAGCCAATGGCCGAAATAGGCGCCCATGTCATAGCCGCAAAAGGGCAGCATGGCGAAGGGATCGCGGCGCAACGCGCCGATCTCGCCCTCGGCGGCGGCGGTCGCCTCGGAGGCGATGCTGGCGGCGAGATACACGCCCTGCGCCCAATCATAGGCCTCGGTCACCAGCGGTACCGCGCTGGCGCGCCGCCCGCCGAACAGCAGCGCCGAAATCGGCACCCCCGCCGAATCCTGCCATTCCCGCGCGATCGAGGGGCATTGCGCGGCGGGCGCCGTGAAGCGCGCATTGGGGTGCGCGGCGGGCTCGCCCGAGCGTGGATCGTGGCGACGGCCGCGCCAGTCGATCAGCCCCGGCGGCGGCGTCTCGCTCAGCCCCTCCCACCAGACATCGCCGTCCGCCGTCAGCGCGGTGTTGGTGAAGAGGCAATTGGCGTGGAGCGTGGCGACCGCGTTGCGGTTGGTGGCGGGGCCGTTGCCGGGCGCGACCCCGAAAAAGCCCGCCTCGGGATTGATGGCGTAGAGCCGGCCATCGGCGCCGAAGCGCATCCAGGCGATATCGTCGCCGATCGTCTCCGCCGTCCAGCCGGGCAGCGCCGGCTCCAGCATCGCCATGTTGGTCTTGCCGCAGGCGCTGGGAAAGGCGGCGGCGATATAGTGCACGGCGCCGTCCGGCGCGGTGAGCTTGAGGATCAGCATATGTTCGGCGAGCCAGCCCTCGTCGCGCGCCATGGCCGAGGCGATGCGCAGCGCCAGACATTTTTTCCCGAGCAGCGCATTGCCGCCATAGCCCGAGCCGTAGGACCAGATCTCGCGCGTCTCGGGATAATGGACGATATATTTCTCGTCGGCGCAGGGCCAGGCGCTGTCGCGCGCGCCGGGGGCGAGCGGCGCGCCGACGCTGTGGACGCAGCGGACAAAGGCGCCGGCGCTGCCCAGCCTGTCGAGCGCGGCCGTGCCCATACGCGTCATGATCCGCATCGACAGGACGACATAGGCGCTGTCGGTCAGCTCCACCCCGATCACGCTGTGCGGCGAGTCGATCGGCCCCATACAGAACGGCACCACATAGAGGGTCCGCCCGCGCATCGCGCCCTCGAACAGCGGCGTCAGCGTCGCGCGCATCGCCTCGGGCGCGCGCCAATTGTTGGTCGGCCCGGCGTCCGCCTCGCGCTCCGAACAGATGAAGGTGCGGCTCTCCACCCGCGCCACGTCGCGCGGATCCGAGCGCGCGTAGAAGCTGTTCGGCCGCTTGGCGGGATCGAGCGGGATCAGCGTTCCCGCCGCGACCAGCGCGTCCGCCAGCGCCGCCGCCTCGGCCTCCGATCCGTCGCACCAATGCACCCGGTCGGGCTTCGTCAGCGCCGCCACCTCGGCGACAAAGGCCAGCAGGCCGGGATGGCGGGTCGGCGCCACCGGCGGCGCGCCATGATCGATAGCGGTGGCCATGTTCCGTCTCCCTCGCTCGTCTTCTGCGCGGAGTGAACAGGAAGGGGCGTCGCGCGCCAAGTCGAACCGGCGGAATGACAGCGCGATCACGATACAAAGCCGATAAAGGGAGGGGCCGCCGAGACAAAGCAGCGCTTGCCCCGCGCCCCGGAGCCGATAAAGCGGCGATCATGACAACGCTGAACATGCTCGTGACCGGCTCCAGCCGGGGAATTGGCGCCGCCATTGTCGAGGCGCTTGTCGCGCAGGGCCACAATTGTGTGGGCCATGGCACCCGCGCCGCGCCCGGCCGAGTCGCGGCGGATCTCGCCGAGACCGGCGCCGCCGCCCGGCTCTGGGCGGAGGCGATCGAGCGGCTCGACGGCCGCGTCGACGTGCTGATCAACAATGCCGGCGTGTTCGAGGCCGCGCCGCTCGACGGCGCCGACGAGGCGTGGCTCGCCGCCTGGGAGCGCACGCTGCGCATCAACCTCACCGCCGCCGCCGAACTGAGCCGGCTGGCGGTGCAGCATTTCCAGCGGCGGGGCGGCGGCGGCCGCATCGTCAATGTCGCGAGCCGCGCCGCGTATCGCGGCGATTCGCCCGCGCATTGGCATTATGCCGCCGCCAAGGCGGGCATGGTGGGCATGACCAAGACGATCGCGCGCGGCTATGGGCGCGAGGGCATCCTCGCCTTTGCCGTCTGCCCCGGCTTCACCATGACGGGCATGGCGGAGGAGTATATCGCCAGCCGGGGCGGCCCCGGCCTGCTCGCCGATATTCCGCTCGGCCGCGTCGCCATGCCCGAGGAAGTGGCCGAGACGGTGCGCTGGCTGGCGACCACCGCCCCCGCCTCCGCCACCGGCAGCGTGATCGACGTCAACGGGGCCAGCTATGTCCGCTGAGGCGACGAGCTGGAAGATCGTGCTGCCCTGCACCCGCGCCGAGGCCGAGGCGCTCGCGTTGGCGACCGATCCCTTTCCCGACCTGGACACCCCGCCCGTGCTCAACACGCTCGAGCCGGACGAGACGCAGCCCGAGGCCTGGCTGCTCGAGGCCTATGTCGAGGGCGAGCCGGACGCGGCGACGATCGCGGCGGTGCGCGCGCTGGTCGCCTCCACCGAGGCGCCGCGCGTCGAGCCCGTGCCCGATCAGGATTGGGTGACGCTGAGCCAGGCCGGGCTCGAGCCGATCCATGCCGGCCGCTTCTTCGTCCACACCGCGGCGCATGCCGATGTCGCACCGCCGCCGGGCGCCGTGCCCTTTCTGATCGATGCCGGCCAGGCCTTCGGCACCGGCCATCATTATACCACCGCCGGCTGCCTGGAGGTGCTGGACGGGCTCAAGCGCGCGGGCCGACGCTTCGAGGCGATCGCCGATGTCGGCACCGGCACCGGCCTGCTCGCCTTCGCCGCGCTGGCGCTGTGGCCGCGCGCCCGCGCGCTCGCCACCGATATCGATCCCGTCTCGGTGCGCGTGACGCTGGACAATGCCGAAGCCAATGGCGTGCGCATCGGCGGCGGCCGCGGCGCGCTGGTGGTGGCCGAGGCCGAAGGCGTGGCGCATCCGCTCTACGACGCCTTCGGGCCCTTCGATCTGGTGATCGCCAACATCCTCGCCCAGCCGCTGATCGAACTCGCGCCCAGCATCGGCGCGGTGGTGGCGCCCGGCGGCACCCTGCTGCTCGCCGGGCTGCTCGACAGCCAGGCCGATGCCGTGGCCGCCGCCTATCGCCGGCGCGGCTTCCGCCTCGCCGCCAGCCACCAGCGCGGTGACTGGCCCGTGCTCACCCTGCGCAAGCGCCGCACCTGGCTGCGCGACTGATCGGGGCGGCCCCCGGTGCCTAGAGGGGCGCGCGCCCGGCGCGGCCCCGCGCATGCGCCTGGGTGCCGCGCGTGATCACCGCGTCGCCCGGCAGGAGATCGGCGGGATCATGGTCGCTCGCGCCCTCGAGGCGCGCGTAAAGCGGGGCGAAGTCCGTCTCCACCGTCTGGCGGAGCAGATCCTCGAAACTGTCGATCACGAAATAGCTCTGCTGATAATCGTCGATCCGGTAGCGGGTGCGCATCACCCGCTCGAGATCGAAGCCGATGCGGTTGGGGCTGTCATCCTCCAGCGCGAAGCGGCTCTCGCCATGGCTGGAGACGATGCCCGCGCCGAACAGGCGCAGGCCGCCGGCCTCGCGCACCAGCCCGAACTCCACCGTATACCAGTAGAGCCGCGCCAGCTTGTGGAGCGCGCCGAACGAGAGGCTGCGCAGCCCGCCCTCGCCATAGGCCTGCATATAATCCGCGAAGACCGGGTCGGCGAGCAGCGGAACATGGCCGAACACGTCGTGGAACACGTCCGGCTCTTCCAGATAATCGAGCTGGTCGGGCCGGCGGATGAAATTGCCCGCGACGAAGCGGCGATTGGCGAGGTGATCGAAGAAGACGGCATCGGGCACCAGCCCCGGCACCGCCACCACTCGCCAGCCGGTCAGCTTCGCCAGCCGGTCCGACAATTCCTCGAAATCGGGAATGCCCGGCTTGGACAGGCGCAGCACGTCCAGCCCGCGCAGAAAGGCCTCGGCGGCGCGGCCCGGCAGCTGCGCCGATTGCCGGCGGAACAGCAGATCCCAGGTCGCATGGGCCTGGGCCGAATAGGCGGCCCAATCCTGCGGAATGGTCCAATCGGCGGCGGCGCCCTCCGGCGGGCGATCCAGGACATGCTCGGCCATGGCGGGATGGTAACAGAAGATACGGCTTCTGCTACCCCGCGCGCGCCACGATCGCCGCCCATTCCTCCTCGCTCACCACCTTTATCCCGAGATCCTGCGCTTTCTTGAGCTTGGAGCCCGCGTCCGCCCCGGCCACGACCAAATCGGTCGCCTTCGAGACCGATCCCGCCGCCTTGGCGCCGAGTCGCTCCGCCTGCGCCTTCGCCTCGTCGCGCGACATGGTGACGAGCTTGCCGGTAAATACCACCGTCTGGCCCGAAATCTCGGACTCGACCGTGCGGTGCACCACCTCGGCGGGCGTGACGCCCTGGTCGAGCAGATCCTGCACGGCCGCGCGATTGTGCGGCTCCGCCCAGAAATCCACAAGCGCGTCCGCCACCTCGGGGCCGATGCCGGCCACGTCGATCGCCTCGGCCAGCTGCTTGGCGCGGCGCGCGGCGAATTTCTCGTCGCTTTCGCCGGGCGCCTGCGTCAACGCCGCGCGCGCCTCGCACAGCGCGTCCAGTCGCGCGCGCAGCGCTTCCAGCGTGCCGAACCGCCGCGCGAGATCGCGCGCCGTCACCTCGCCGACATGGCGGATGCCGAGCGCGAACAGAAAGCGATCCAGCGGCCGCGTGCGGCTGGCGTCGATCCCCTTCACGAGATTGGCCGCCCAGACGCGCCCATCCTTCTTGCGCGCGCGCAGCGTCTCCTCGGTCAGCCGGTAGATGTCGGCCGGCGTAGCGATCAGCCCGTCGCGGAAGAAATCCTCGATCAGCGTCAGCCCCAGCCCTTCCACGTCCATGGCGTGGCGCGACACGAAGTGGCGCAGCCGCTCCACGCGCTGCGCGGGACAGATCAGGCCGCCGGTGCAGCGATACACGACCTCGCCCGGCCCGCGCTCCACCAGCGACTGGCATTCCGGGCAATGATCGGGAAAGACGAAGTCGGGCCGCGCGGCATCACGCGTGAGCACCTCGACGATCTGCGGAATCACGTCGCCCGCGCGCTGCACCACCACCCGGTCGCCCGGGCGGGCGCCGAGCCGGGCGATCTCGTCGGCATTGTGCAGCGTCGCGTTGGTCACCACCACGCCGCCCACCGTCACCGGCTCGAGCCGCGCCACGGGGGTGAGCGCCCCGGTGCGGCCGACCTGGATGTCGATCCGCTCGAGCAGCGTCTCGGCGCGTTCGGCCGGGAATTTGTGCGCGATCGCCCAGCGCGGCGCGCGCGCCACCGCGCCCAGCCGCTGCTGCCAATCCAGCCGATCCACCTTGTACACCACGCCGTCGATATCGAAGGGCAGGTCGGCGCGCCGCCGCTCGATCGCGCGGTAGCGCTCCAGCGCCTCGTCCACGGTGGCGCACAGCGCCAGCAAATCGGAAACGGGCAGCCCCCAGCCGGCGATCGCCGCCATCACCCCCGCCTGGCTCTCGGCGGGCAGCGCGGACACTTCGCCCCAGCCATGCGCGAGGAAGCGCAGCGGCCGTGCCCGCGTCACCGCCGCGTCCTTCTGGCGCAGCGACCCCGCCGCCGCGTTGCGCGGATTGGCGAACACGCGCTCGCCGGCCAGCCGCGCGTTGAGCGCCGCGAAATCGGCCTTGGCCATGTAGACTTCGCCGCGCACCTCGAACACCGCCGGGGCATCGCCGGCAAGCCGCTCGGGCACGTCGGCGATGGTGCGGACATTGGGGGTGACATCCTCGCCCGTGGTGCCGTCGCCGCGCGTCGCCGCCTGCACCAGCCGGCCCTGCTCGTAGCGCAGCGAGCAGGACAGGCCGTCGATCTTGGGCTCGGCGGTCAGCGCCACCGGCGCATCCTCGGCCAGCGCCAGGAAGCGCCGCACCCGCGCCACGAACTCGCGCACCTCGTCATCGGCGAAGGCGTTGTCGAGGCTCATCATCGCTTTGGCATGCGCGATCTTGGCGAGCGGGCTGGACGGCGCCACGCCGACCCGGCGCGAAGGCGAATCGTCGCGCGCCAGCGCCGGCCAGTCCGCCTCCAGCGCGCGATTCTCGCGCACCAGCGCGTCATAGTCGGCGTCCGAAATCTCCGGCGCGTCCTGATCGTGATAGAGCCGGTCGTGCCGCGCGATCTCGGCGGCGAGCCAGGCCAGCCGCGCGCGGGCCTCATCCTCGGTCATAGCGTGCGTCCCTCGCGTCCGGCCAGTTCCACCACATATTGCCAGGCGACGCGGCCCGAGCGGGCGCCCCGCCCCGTCGCCCAGGCGATCGCGTCCGCCGCCTCGAAGGGCAGGCCGCGCGCCCGCGCATAGGCTTCCACCATCGCCAGATAGCTGGTCTGATCGATGGCGTGGAAGCCTAGGCTCAGCCCGAAGCGATCGGCCAGCGCCAGCCGGTCGTCCAGCACATCGCGCGCGTTCACCGCGCGCTCCGCCTCGCCGAACTCGCGCGTCACGATGTGGCGGCGATTGGCGGTGACATGCAGCCGCGCATTGTCGGGCCGAGCCTCGGCGCCGCCCTCCAGCAGCGAGCGCAGCGTGCGCGCGCCCGCGCCATCCTCCTCGAAGCCGAGATCGTCGACGAACAGCGCGAAGGCGCGCGGCGCCTCGGCGACGAGATCGAACAGATGCGGCAGCGCCGCCAGCGCGTCAGGCGCCACCTCGACCAGCGCAAGCGCCGCGCCATCGGCCTGGAGCGCGCCGACCGCGCTCTTCACCAGCGAGGATTTGCCGGTGCCGCGCGCGCCCCAGAGCAGCACGTCATGCGCCGGCAGGCCGGCCGCCAGGCGCCGCATATTCTCGACCAGCGCCGCCTTCTGCCGATCCACCCCGGTGAGCAGCTCGAGCGCCAGCGGGCGAAAGGCGCGCGCCGCCACCAGCGTGCCCTCGCGCCACACATAGGCGGGATGGGCGAGCGGGTCCGCCGCCGGCGGCGGCGGCGGCGACAGCCGCTCGAGCGCGGCGGCGATGCGGGACAGGCTGTGCTCGGACATGGCGCGGGCCATAGCCGGCCTCGCCGGGCAATGCATCATCCACGCCGCGCCGCGAAGAAGGTGCGCAGCAGCGCCGCCGCCTCGCCCTCGCCGATGCCGGGATAGATGTCCGGACGGTGATGGCAGGTCGGCTGGCCGAAGAAGCGCGGGCCGTGCGCCACCGCGCCGCCCTTCTCGTCGGCGGCGCCGTAATAGAGCGTCTCGACCCGGGCATGGGCGATCGCCCCCGCGCACATCGCGCAGGGTTCCAGCGTCACCCAGAGCGCGCAGCCATCCAGCCGGCCCGTGCCAAGCGTCGCCGCCGCCAGCCGGATCGCCTCCATCTCGGCATGGGCGGTAGGATCGCCGCTGGCGCGCATCCGATTGGGGGCGACCGCCACCACCGCCCCCGCCCGGGTCACCACCGCGCCGACGGGCACCTCGCCGGCGCGACCGGCCGCCGCCGCCGCGTCGAGCGCGAGCCGCATCGGCGCCGGCAGCGGGAAGGCCATGTCAGAGCGACGAACGGCCGAGCAGACCGGGCCGCAGCACCACCACCAGCGAGAAGATCATGCCGGGGACATAGGCGAGCAGCGTCAGCAGCAGCGACAGCCAGAAGGCCGGGCCGATGCCGCGCGCCAGCCACACCCCCACGGGCGGCAGCAGCACCGCGAGGATGATCGCCAGGATCGAGGGCCGGTCCATGGCTCAGCGCGGCTTCTTCACGTCGACCGTCGGCACCTGCACCGTCTCGTTATGGACGCTGACATTGG contains:
- a CDS encoding peptidylprolyl isomerase produces the protein MRPLLLPLAALSLAAAAPAPAPLSPTEIVAAAPASAWRAIDPATLLVLDLAQGGRAVIALAPGFAPAHVANIVALVRAGWFDGNAIVRVQDNYVVQWGGAPAPGRMRPKSLVAHPPAEYERPRAGLALRALPGRDVYAAQTGFVGGFPVASDGRTAWLAHCYAMVGVGRDMPPDTGDGSELYAVIGQAPRHLDRNIALVGRVIDGMERLAALPRGGAALGFYASPAENSPILRARLASDMPPAERPHYEEMDVASPSFATYLAAKTNRRDAFFVRPANALDLCAAPVPTRPAGAGSPH
- a CDS encoding SDR family NAD(P)-dependent oxidoreductase: MTTLNMLVTGSSRGIGAAIVEALVAQGHNCVGHGTRAAPGRVAADLAETGAAARLWAEAIERLDGRVDVLINNAGVFEAAPLDGADEAWLAAWERTLRINLTAAAELSRLAVQHFQRRGGGGRIVNVASRAAYRGDSPAHWHYAAAKAGMVGMTKTIARGYGREGILAFAVCPGFTMTGMAEEYIASRGGPGLLADIPLGRVAMPEEVAETVRWLATTAPASATGSVIDVNGASYVR
- a CDS encoding ATP-binding protein; the encoded protein is MSEHSLSRIAAALERLSPPPPPAADPLAHPAYVWREGTLVAARAFRPLALELLTGVDRQKAALVENMRRLAAGLPAHDVLLWGARGTGKSSLVKSAVGALQADGAALALVEVAPDALAALPHLFDLVAEAPRAFALFVDDLGFEEDGAGARTLRSLLEGGAEARPDNARLHVTANRRHIVTREFGEAERAVNARDVLDDRLALADRFGLSLGFHAIDQTSYLAMVEAYARARGLPFEAADAIAWATGRGARSGRVAWQYVVELAGREGRTL
- a CDS encoding YqaE/Pmp3 family membrane protein, whose translation is MDRPSILAIILAVLLPPVGVWLARGIGPAFWLSLLLTLLAYVPGMIFSLVVVLRPGLLGRSSL
- a CDS encoding 50S ribosomal protein L11 methyltransferase, which produces MSAEATSWKIVLPCTRAEAEALALATDPFPDLDTPPVLNTLEPDETQPEAWLLEAYVEGEPDAATIAAVRALVASTEAPRVEPVPDQDWVTLSQAGLEPIHAGRFFVHTAAHADVAPPPGAVPFLIDAGQAFGTGHHYTTAGCLEVLDGLKRAGRRFEAIADVGTGTGLLAFAALALWPRARALATDIDPVSVRVTLDNAEANGVRIGGGRGALVVAEAEGVAHPLYDAFGPFDLVIANILAQPLIELAPSIGAVVAPGGTLLLAGLLDSQADAVAAAYRRRGFRLAASHQRGDWPVLTLRKRRTWLRD
- a CDS encoding hemolysin family protein, translating into MPPPAPFPWIDVLIILALVVLNGLFAMSELAIVSARTARLEALARTGRRGAATALLLREDPGKFLSTVQIGITLIAILSGAYSGEALGGPVAERLALLGVPARHAGEAGLALVIAATTYVSLIAGELVPKQLALRAPESIATVAAPIMAWLARATAPVVWLLDQTSALVFRLLRLQRDVESHVTAEELQLIVAEASSAGVIEESERAIISGVVRLADRPVREVMTPRPEVYWIDADASLEEVREAVLESPHSRLPVAEGSVDAILGVVSLRDILGAMLEGRPVDLRAMAQPVPAIPDRMDAMDALTVLRDAPVPLALVHDEYGHLDGLVTPASLLAAIAGVFASDRESGDDPELVEREDGSLLVSGALSADALAERIGLTLPEDRDYATVAGLVLAALRRIPDTGDHFEMGGWRIEVVDMDGRRVDKLLVAPAPSAS
- a CDS encoding phosphoenolpyruvate carboxykinase (GTP), with product MATAIDHGAPPVAPTRHPGLLAFVAEVAALTKPDRVHWCDGSEAEAAALADALVAAGTLIPLDPAKRPNSFYARSDPRDVARVESRTFICSEREADAGPTNNWRAPEAMRATLTPLFEGAMRGRTLYVVPFCMGPIDSPHSVIGVELTDSAYVVLSMRIMTRMGTAALDRLGSAGAFVRCVHSVGAPLAPGARDSAWPCADEKYIVHYPETREIWSYGSGYGGNALLGKKCLALRIASAMARDEGWLAEHMLILKLTAPDGAVHYIAAAFPSACGKTNMAMLEPALPGWTAETIGDDIAWMRFGADGRLYAINPEAGFFGVAPGNGPATNRNAVATLHANCLFTNTALTADGDVWWEGLSETPPPGLIDWRGRRHDPRSGEPAAHPNARFTAPAAQCPSIAREWQDSAGVPISALLFGGRRASAVPLVTEAYDWAQGVYLAASIASEATAAAEGEIGALRRDPFAMLPFCGYDMGAYFGHWLRLGEAAAAAGATLPGIYLVNWFRKDPQGRFLWPGFGDNARVLKWIVERIEGRAAAEDTPIGRVPAADALDLSGLALAPGALDTLRGVDPRLWNEEARRAGEDLARFGDSLPEALRAEQRALEARLAIVTGGA
- the phhA gene encoding phenylalanine 4-monooxygenase, whose protein sequence is MAEHVLDRPPEGAAADWTIPQDWAAYSAQAHATWDLLFRRQSAQLPGRAAEAFLRGLDVLRLSKPGIPDFEELSDRLAKLTGWRVVAVPGLVPDAVFFDHLANRRFVAGNFIRRPDQLDYLEEPDVFHDVFGHVPLLADPVFADYMQAYGEGGLRSLSFGALHKLARLYWYTVEFGLVREAGGLRLFGAGIVSSHGESRFALEDDSPNRIGFDLERVMRTRYRIDDYQQSYFVIDSFEDLLRQTVETDFAPLYARLEGASDHDPADLLPGDAVITRGTQAHARGRAGRAPL
- a CDS encoding nucleoside deaminase; protein product: MAFPLPAPMRLALDAAAAAGRAGEVPVGAVVTRAGAVVAVAPNRMRASGDPTAHAEMEAIRLAAATLGTGRLDGCALWVTLEPCAMCAGAIAHARVETLYYGAADEKGGAVAHGPRFFGQPTCHHRPDIYPGIGEGEAAALLRTFFAARRG
- a CDS encoding OmpA family protein — protein: MALPRSLGTAAATLALLATAGCVTDPNTGERTMSKTGIGALGGAAGGAVLGALVGGRHSQTETLLGAGIGALAGTAVGSYMDQQERRLRAQTAGSGIAVERRGDELTLRMPSSITFDTNSYLIQPRFQATLDRVAQTLAAYPQTFVDVYGYTDSTGGDAINVPLSQNRARAVADYLAGHGVVPPRIGVRGMGAQMPIASNDTPDGRQQNRRVEIKLTPVTQDDRSGAS
- the ligA gene encoding NAD-dependent DNA ligase LigA, yielding MTEDEARARLAWLAAEIARHDRLYHDQDAPEISDADYDALVRENRALEADWPALARDDSPSRRVGVAPSSPLAKIAHAKAMMSLDNAFADDEVREFVARVRRFLALAEDAPVALTAEPKIDGLSCSLRYEQGRLVQAATRGDGTTGEDVTPNVRTIADVPERLAGDAPAVFEVRGEVYMAKADFAALNARLAGERVFANPRNAAAGSLRQKDAAVTRARPLRFLAHGWGEVSALPAESQAGVMAAIAGWGLPVSDLLALCATVDEALERYRAIERRRADLPFDIDGVVYKVDRLDWQQRLGAVARAPRWAIAHKFPAERAETLLERIDIQVGRTGALTPVARLEPVTVGGVVVTNATLHNADEIARLGARPGDRVVVQRAGDVIPQIVEVLTRDAARPDFVFPDHCPECQSLVERGPGEVVYRCTGGLICPAQRVERLRHFVSRHAMDVEGLGLTLIEDFFRDGLIATPADIYRLTEETLRARKKDGRVWAANLVKGIDASRTRPLDRFLFALGIRHVGEVTARDLARRFGTLEALRARLDALCEARAALTQAPGESDEKFAARRAKQLAEAIDVAGIGPEVADALVDFWAEPHNRAAVQDLLDQGVTPAEVVHRTVESEISGQTVVFTGKLVTMSRDEAKAQAERLGAKAAGSVSKATDLVVAGADAGSKLKKAQDLGIKVVSEEEWAAIVARAG